The DNA window CATGGCCGATTACAACAAGCCGGTACCCGTTCCGTCGCAGGAATCGAGGCCCTATTGGGACGGATTGCGCAAGCAGAAATTGATGATGCCGCACTGCGATAACTGCGGACGCTTCTGGTTTCCGCCATCGCTATTGTGCCCGCACTGCAATTCGGCGAAGTCGACCTGGACCGCGACCGGCGGCCGCGGACGCATCTTCAGCTACGTCGTCTATCACCGCGTCTATCATCCGGGCTTCGCCGACGAGGTGCCCTACACGGTTGCCGTCATCGAACTCGACGAAGGGCCCCGCATGATCAGCAACGTGATCGGCATTGCTCCCGAAAAGGTCGAGTGCGATATGCGCGTCGAAGTTGCTTACCAGCCGATTACGGAAAAGATTACGCTCCCCAAGTTCAAACCCATCGCGTAGGCGCCCTGCCATGTCCCCTGGCGCTCTTGACGGCATCAAGATCTTCGAATTCGCGAGCTACGTCAGCGGCCCCTATGCGGGCATGCTGCTGGCCGATCTCGGCGCAGAGGTCGTCAAGGTCGAGACGCCCGACGGCGGCGATCCTTTCCGGATGTGGGGCAAGACCGACTACAACGGCACGTTCGGCTCGATGAACCGCAACAAGAAGAGCGTGACGCTCGACTTGAAAACCGAGACC is part of the Pirellulales bacterium genome and encodes:
- a CDS encoding Zn-ribbon domain-containing OB-fold protein, with amino-acid sequence MADYNKPVPVPSQESRPYWDGLRKQKLMMPHCDNCGRFWFPPSLLCPHCNSAKSTWTATGGRGRIFSYVVYHRVYHPGFADEVPYTVAVIELDEGPRMISNVIGIAPEKVECDMRVEVAYQPITEKITLPKFKPIA
- a CDS encoding CoA transferase; this translates as MSPGALDGIKIFEFASYVSGPYAGMLLADLGAEVVKVETPDGGDPFRMWGKTDYNGTFGSMNRNKKSVTLDLKTETGRAAARKLALGADVVIENMRAGAMERFGLGYEALAADNPRLVYCSITGFGSQGPYRERPGYD